The Vitis riparia cultivar Riparia Gloire de Montpellier isolate 1030 chromosome 10, EGFV_Vit.rip_1.0, whole genome shotgun sequence genome includes a region encoding these proteins:
- the LOC117924155 gene encoding uncharacterized aarF domain-containing protein kinase 2 — protein sequence MSRLLTFRKIRRVASSILNNQRSTSSEVGKCRVVVPVGLHFPQYRVYSHYVFSRRGHAPFTGFGTRNSICKRGYSKNFSAVSASNVAAHHAQVAWRRLYEIFSCNGKTFPPLGRIAQAVSLALSRSHLVVPGMFAFTFGELALAQRPLEYTDHYPSRNTLYMRAQDGHAYVTSLLFSVFEGVVLFLRALYLAILFSPCIVMAPFADSFGHQFRNLWLQVVHGTLEKAGPAFIKWGQWAATRPDLFARDICTKLAELHTKAPEHSFAYTKKTIEKAFGRNLSEIFEDFEELPVASGSIAQVHRASLKFRYPGQQVKPVVVAVKVRHPGVGESIRRDFLIINLVAKISNFIPTLRWLRLDESVQQFAVFMMSQVDLAREAAHLSRFIYNFRRWKDVSFPKPVYPLVHPAVLVESYEHGESVSHYVDDLEGQKRIKSALAHIGTHALLKMLLVDNFIHADMHPGNILVRVTQSKSSRKQLFKSKPHVIFLDVGMTAELSKSDQVNLLGFFKAVARRDGRTAAECALRLSKQQNCPNPKAFIKEVEESFSFWGTPEGDSIHPAECMQQLLEKVRRHKVNIDGNVCTVMVTTLVLEGWQRKLDPGYNVMQTLQTLLLRADWAKSLSYTIDGLMAP from the exons ATGTCCAG ACTTTTGACATTTCGGAAAATTAGGAGAGTTGCAAGTTCCATTCTTAATAACCAGAGGAGCACCTCTTCAGAAGTAGGAAAGTGTCGGGTGGTTGTTCCAGTTGGATTACATTTTCCACAGTACAGAGTATACTCGCATTATGTCTTCTCTAGAAGGGGGCATGCTCCATTCACAGGTTTTGGAACCAGGAACAGTATTTGCAAGCGTGGATATTCCAAGAATTTCTCTGCTGTCTCAGCAAGTAATGTGGCCGCACATCATGCCCAAGTTGCTTGGAGAAGGCTTTATGAAATATTCTCTTGCAATGGCAAAACTTTTCCCCCCTTAGGTAGGATTGCTCAAGCCGTTAGCTTGGCCTTAAGCCGCTCTCACTTGGTGGTTCCTGGTATGTTTGCATTCACATTTGGAGAGCTTGCATTAGCTCAGAGACCATTGGAATACACTGATCACTACCCATCGAGGAATACTCTGTATATGCGTGCACAAGATGGACATGCTTATGTTACCTCATTACTTTTTTCAGTATTTGAAGGTGTTGTCTTGTTCCTGAGAGCTCTTTATTTGGCAATTCTGTTTTCACCCTGCATAGTAATGGCTCCATTTGCGGATTCTTTTGGTCATCAGTTTAGGAATCTATGGCTTCAGGTTGTTCATGGTACACTGGAAAAGGCAGGTCCAGCCTTCATAAAGTGGGGCCAATGGGCAGCTACACGACCAGATCTCTTTGCTAGAGATATATGCACCAAACTGGCAGAGCTTCACACTAAAGCTCCTGAACATAGCTTTGCATACAcaaaaaaaactattgaaaaAGCATTTGGTCGCAATCTTTCTGAGATTTTTGAGGATTTTGAGGAGTTACCTGTAGCATCTGGAAGTATTGCCCAGGTGCATCGAGCTTCTCTGAAATTTCGGTACCCTGGTCAACAAGTCAAGCCTGTTGTAGTTGCAGTAAAAGTTAGACATCCTGGTGTTGGTGAATCAATTAGGAGGGATTTTCTGATTATTAATTTGGTagcaaaaatttcaaatttcattcctACATTGAGGTGGTTGAGATTGGATGAGAGTGTACAACAGTTTGCAGTTTTCATGATGTCTCAAGTTGACCTTGCAAGGGAAGCTGCCCATTTGAGCCGCTTTATTTACAATTTCCGCCGATGGAAAGATGTTTCTTTTCCTAAACCTGTTTATCCACTTGTGCATCCTGCTGTTTTGGTGGAGAGTTATGAGCACGGTGAGAGTGTATCACACTATGTTGATGATCTTGAAGGGCAGAAACGGATCAAAAGTGCACTTGCTCACATTGGGACTCATGCTCTCCTGAAGATGCTTCTG GTGGACAACTTTATTCATGCCGACATGCATCCTGGAAATATCCTTGTTCGGGTAACTCAGAGCAAGTCTTCTCGGAAACAGCTCTTCAAATCGAAGCCTCATGTCATTTTCCTTGATGTAGGCATGACTgctgaactttctaagagtgatCAAGTGAATTTGTTGGGATTCTTTAAGGCTGTTGCTCGGCGAGATGGCCGCACTGCTGCAGAATGCGCACTCAGATTATCTAAGCAACAAAATTGCCCAAATCCGAAGGCCTTTATTAAG GAAGTGGAAGAGTCATTCAGTTTCTGGGGTACTCCAGAAGGTGATTCAATCCATCCTGCTGAGTGCATGCAGCAATTACTTGAAAAAGTTAGGCGTCATAAAGTCAATATAGATGGCAACGTATGCACTGTAATGGTAACAACATTGGTTCTTGAg GGTTGGCAGAGGAAGCTTGATCCAGGATACAATGTGATGCAAACGCTACAAACACTGCTACTCAGAGCTGACTGGGCAAAGTCTCTTTCATACACAATCGATGGGCTCATGGCCCCATAA